In a single window of the Novosphingobium sp. IK01 genome:
- a CDS encoding DUF2141 domain-containing protein — MMARARLAAAALMLVPVALGGGLAARAASGHSVTVIVTNVRNNAGHVHIDVCPQGLFLKDNCPYMADAPAHAGTTRVVVNGVPAGDYGIQATHDENDNHKVDRNFLGMPKEGIGFSRDAPIHLSPPSWKDAVISVRGDASFSLRMRYMLGKSGPDQR; from the coding sequence ATGATGGCGCGCGCACGCCTAGCCGCAGCCGCCCTCATGCTGGTGCCGGTGGCGCTCGGAGGCGGTCTGGCCGCGCGCGCGGCCAGTGGCCACAGTGTCACCGTGATCGTCACCAATGTCCGCAACAACGCGGGCCACGTCCATATCGACGTGTGCCCGCAAGGCTTGTTCCTCAAGGACAATTGCCCGTACATGGCCGATGCCCCGGCCCATGCGGGGACGACCCGCGTGGTCGTGAACGGCGTGCCTGCGGGCGACTATGGCATCCAGGCCACCCACGACGAGAACGACAACCACAAGGTTGACCGCAATTTCCTGGGCATGCCCAAGGAAGGCATCGGGTTCTCGCGCGATGCGCCGATCCATCTTTCGCCGCCAAGCTGGAAGGACGCGGTGATTTCCGTGCGTGGCGACGCAAGCTTTTCGCTGCGGATGCGCTACATGCTGGGCAAGTCGGGGCCGGATCAGCGATGA
- the dxs gene encoding 1-deoxy-D-xylulose-5-phosphate synthase codes for MEQQHSPNPSTPLLDQVPTPEALRTLQPAQLRQLADELREEMIATVGHTGGHLGSGLGVVELTVALHYVFNTPEDRLIWDVGHQAYPHKILTGRRDRIRTLRQGGGLSGFTKRSESEYDPFGTAHSSTSISAAIGFAMANKIKGEPGRGIAVIGDGAMSAGMAYEAMNNAQAAGNRLVVILNDNDMSIAPPVGGLSGYLARLVSSGQFLGLRDLARKFGRHLPRPLQMAAKKTDEFARGMAMGGTLFEELGFYYVGPIDGHDLDALVPVLENVRDAAEGPILIHVVTQKGKGYAPAEQAADKYHGVQKFNVVTGEQAKAPAGPPSYTSVFAKALLAEAETDPTICAITAAMPTGTGLDKFAQAYPDRLFDVGIAEQHAVTFAAGMAAQGMRPFCAIYSTFLQRAYDQVVHDVALQNLPVRFAIDRAGLVGADGATHAGSFDVTYLASLPNMVVMAAADEAELVHMTHTAARHDSSPIAFRYPRGNGVGVALPETPQLLEIGKGRVVREGSKVAILSLGTRLGEALKAADQLDARGLSTTVADLRFVKPLDDDLIRRLIATHEVVVTIEEGSIGGLGAHVLTMASDEGLTDTGLKIRTMRLPDIFQDHDKPDAQYDEAGLNAPHIVDTVLKALRHNSAGIEDGLLALGTAV; via the coding sequence ATGGAACAGCAACACTCCCCCAACCCCTCGACCCCCTTGCTGGACCAGGTGCCGACGCCTGAAGCCCTGCGCACCTTGCAGCCTGCCCAGTTGCGCCAGCTGGCCGATGAACTGCGCGAGGAAATGATCGCCACGGTGGGTCACACCGGCGGGCATCTGGGGTCGGGGCTGGGCGTGGTCGAACTGACCGTCGCGCTGCACTATGTGTTCAACACCCCCGAAGATCGCCTGATCTGGGACGTGGGCCATCAGGCCTATCCGCACAAGATCCTGACCGGGCGCCGCGACCGCATCCGTACCCTGCGCCAGGGTGGCGGGCTTTCGGGCTTCACCAAGCGTTCGGAAAGCGAATACGATCCGTTCGGCACGGCGCACAGCTCGACCTCGATCTCGGCGGCGATCGGCTTTGCCATGGCCAACAAGATCAAGGGCGAGCCGGGACGCGGCATTGCCGTGATCGGCGATGGCGCGATGAGCGCAGGGATGGCCTACGAGGCCATGAACAACGCGCAGGCCGCCGGAAACCGGCTGGTCGTGATCCTCAACGACAACGACATGTCGATTGCCCCGCCCGTTGGTGGGCTCTCGGGCTATCTGGCGCGGCTGGTCTCCTCGGGCCAGTTCCTGGGCCTGCGTGATCTGGCCCGCAAGTTTGGCCGCCACCTGCCGCGTCCGTTGCAGATGGCCGCCAAGAAGACCGACGAATTCGCGCGCGGCATGGCCATGGGCGGCACCCTGTTCGAGGAACTGGGCTTCTACTATGTCGGCCCGATCGACGGGCACGACCTCGACGCGCTGGTCCCCGTGCTCGAAAACGTGCGCGATGCCGCCGAAGGGCCGATCCTGATCCATGTCGTGACGCAGAAGGGCAAGGGCTATGCCCCCGCCGAACAAGCCGCCGACAAGTATCACGGCGTGCAGAAGTTCAACGTGGTGACCGGCGAGCAGGCCAAGGCCCCGGCGGGCCCGCCCAGCTACACGTCCGTTTTCGCCAAGGCCCTGCTGGCCGAAGCCGAGACCGACCCGACGATCTGCGCGATCACCGCCGCGATGCCGACCGGCACCGGCCTCGACAAGTTTGCGCAGGCCTACCCGGATCGCCTGTTCGATGTCGGCATTGCCGAACAGCACGCGGTGACGTTTGCGGCGGGCATGGCCGCGCAGGGGATGCGCCCGTTCTGCGCGATCTATTCGACGTTCCTCCAGCGCGCCTACGACCAGGTGGTCCACGACGTGGCGCTCCAGAACCTGCCGGTGCGCTTTGCCATCGACCGCGCCGGGCTCGTCGGCGCCGACGGGGCGACCCACGCCGGGTCGTTCGACGTGACTTATCTGGCCAGCCTGCCCAACATGGTCGTCATGGCCGCGGCGGACGAGGCCGAGCTGGTCCACATGACCCACACCGCCGCCCGCCACGACAGCAGCCCGATCGCCTTCCGCTATCCGCGCGGCAATGGCGTGGGCGTGGCCCTGCCCGAGACGCCCCAGTTGCTCGAAATCGGCAAGGGCCGCGTCGTGCGCGAAGGCTCGAAGGTGGCGATCCTCTCGCTCGGCACCCGTCTGGGCGAGGCGCTCAAGGCCGCCGACCAGCTCGACGCGCGCGGCCTGTCGACGACCGTGGCCGACCTGCGCTTCGTCAAGCCGCTCGACGACGACCTGATCCGCCGCCTGATCGCCACCCACGAAGTGGTGGTCACCATCGAGGAAGGCTCCATCGGCGGCCTTGGCGCCCATGTGCTGACGATGGCCAGCGACGAGGGTCTGACCGACACCGGCCTGAAAATCCGCACGATGCGCCTGCCCGACATCTTCCAGGACCACGACAAGCCCGACGCCCAGTACGACGAAGCCGGCCTCAACGCCCCGCACATTGTCGACACCGTGCTCAAGGCCCTGCGCCACAACAGCGCCGGGATCGAGGACGGCCTGCTCGCGCTCGGTACGGCGGTGTAA
- a CDS encoding lysylphosphatidylglycerol synthase domain-containing protein, giving the protein MKIPVHVWMLAAMAAGVAMACWVIGRDGLDAVIHAAAGIGIPGFVGFCLYSAATALFLGGAWVLCVPGLSPWRHLLLFTGARLVREGAADLLPFSQLGGLVVGARVLIARGHRAAQVNAAMAVDITTEMAAQVVFTLFGIAGLAALGHGGSAGIGKGLLGPLLLGAGAMVALSMVFLVAQRWILMFAARLVESHLPAVGARLGDVADGISQVYRQRKRVLGSFLCNLGGWLTSAAGAWLALELMGIHLALGRVLVLESLIFTVRSVGFLIPGALGVQEAAYAMLAPLVGLSSPAALGLSLVKRARDLVQGGAALLGWQWSEFRKARALTRTGQDKHYPGGAANG; this is encoded by the coding sequence GTGAAGATTCCCGTTCACGTCTGGATGCTGGCGGCGATGGCCGCCGGTGTGGCGATGGCCTGCTGGGTGATCGGGCGCGACGGGCTCGACGCGGTGATCCATGCTGCCGCCGGGATCGGTATTCCCGGTTTCGTGGGATTCTGTCTCTACAGCGCGGCGACCGCGCTGTTTCTGGGCGGGGCCTGGGTGCTGTGCGTGCCGGGGCTTTCCCCCTGGCGGCACTTGCTGCTGTTCACCGGCGCGCGTCTGGTGCGCGAGGGGGCGGCTGATCTGCTGCCGTTCTCGCAACTGGGCGGGCTGGTTGTCGGCGCGCGGGTGCTGATCGCACGCGGACACCGCGCGGCGCAGGTCAATGCGGCCATGGCCGTCGACATCACCACCGAAATGGCCGCGCAAGTGGTCTTCACGCTGTTCGGCATCGCGGGCCTCGCGGCGCTGGGGCACGGGGGCAGTGCCGGTATCGGAAAAGGGCTGCTCGGGCCGCTCCTGCTCGGCGCGGGGGCGATGGTGGCGCTCTCGATGGTGTTTCTGGTCGCGCAGCGCTGGATCCTGATGTTCGCCGCGCGGCTGGTGGAAAGCCATCTTCCCGCCGTGGGTGCGCGGCTGGGCGACGTGGCCGATGGCATTTCGCAGGTCTATCGCCAGCGCAAGCGGGTGCTGGGCAGCTTCCTGTGCAATCTGGGCGGCTGGCTGACCTCTGCGGCGGGGGCCTGGCTGGCGCTCGAACTGATGGGCATTCATCTGGCGCTCGGGCGCGTGCTGGTGCTCGAAAGCCTGATTTTCACGGTGCGCTCGGTCGGGTTCCTGATCCCCGGCGCGCTGGGGGTACAGGAAGCGGCCTATGCCATGCTGGCGCCGCTGGTGGGGCTGAGCAGCCCGGCGGCACTGGGGCTCTCGCTGGTCAAGCGGGCGCGTGATCTCGTGCAGGGCGGGGCCGCGCTCCTCGGCTGGCAGTGGAGCGAATTTCGCAAGGCTCGCGCGCTCACGCGCACGGGACAGGACAAGCATTACCCGGGGGGCGCCGCCAATGGATGA
- the hpnK gene encoding hopanoid biosynthesis-associated protein HpnK: protein MTASQMPDGAGPRADAARIDLVVTADDFGADEAVNEAVERAHRDGVLTAASLMVTGHAVDDAVARARRLPSLGVGLHLVLVDGQSALPPAPGRALADAQGRFYDNMALTGLRLAISPAARRELAAEIEAQFAAFARTGLPLDHVNAHKHFHVHPVIARMVVDAARRHGARAIRAPVEPGSPRGSARLAVAFARWLRARARRAGLAVPDRVFGLAESGRMDAGAMARAVAGLEGGLNEIYLHPATRDEWPGHAPGYRYRDEMEALLDPAVIAGVAKAGADLGPFARFAAAGAGLAGVGA, encoded by the coding sequence ATGACAGCCTCCCAGATGCCGGACGGGGCCGGTCCGCGCGCAGATGCAGCGCGGATCGACCTGGTCGTCACCGCCGACGATTTCGGTGCCGACGAGGCCGTCAACGAGGCGGTCGAGCGCGCGCATCGCGATGGCGTGCTCACCGCCGCCAGCCTCATGGTCACCGGCCATGCGGTTGACGATGCGGTGGCGCGCGCGCGCCGCCTGCCCTCGCTGGGCGTGGGGCTGCATCTCGTTCTGGTCGATGGCCAGAGCGCGTTGCCCCCGGCGCCCGGACGGGCCCTCGCCGATGCGCAGGGCCGGTTTTACGACAACATGGCGCTCACGGGTCTGCGTCTGGCGATCAGTCCGGCGGCCCGCCGCGAACTGGCCGCCGAGATCGAGGCCCAGTTCGCCGCCTTCGCGCGGACCGGGCTGCCGCTCGATCATGTCAACGCGCACAAGCATTTCCATGTCCATCCGGTGATCGCGCGGATGGTCGTCGATGCCGCGCGCCGCCATGGCGCGCGGGCGATCCGGGCGCCGGTCGAACCGGGAAGCCCGCGTGGCAGTGCCCGGCTGGCGGTGGCCTTTGCCCGCTGGCTGCGCGCCCGTGCACGCCGCGCCGGGCTGGCCGTTCCCGACCGTGTGTTCGGTCTGGCCGAAAGTGGCCGGATGGACGCGGGCGCGATGGCCCGTGCGGTGGCCGGCCTCGAAGGCGGGCTCAACGAAATCTATCTCCATCCCGCCACGCGCGACGAATGGCCGGGCCATGCACCGGGCTATCGCTATCGCGACGAGATGGAAGCCCTGCTCGACCCGGCGGTGATCGCCGGGGTGGCGAAGGCGGGGGCCGATCTGGGGCCGTTCGCGCGCTTTGCGGCGGCGGGCGCGGGTCTGGCCGGAGTGGGCGCGTGA
- the hpnJ gene encoding hopanoid biosynthesis associated radical SAM protein HpnJ produces the protein MMRSLFLQAPSFEGYDGGAGARYQAKREIRSFWYPTWLAQPAALVEGSRLIDAPAHDLSWDDIKHEVDDKELVVLHTSTPSFSQDVHTAELIKARNPKALVGMIGAKVAVETQEAMEASTAIDFVARNEFDFTIKDIAEGKPLAEVEGISWRDADGSIIHNRDRAVIEDMDSLPFVSKVYKRDLEYKKYFIGYLKHPYVSFYTGRGCKSRCTFCLWPQTVGGHNYRTRSVAHVIEEIKYVLKEFPETKELFFDDDTLTDLGERVEELAIEMGKLGFGKPGFGVTWSCNAKANVPYKTLKILRDNGLRLLLVGYESGNQQILHNIKKGLRVEVARQFTKDCHELGIAIHGTFVLGLPGETLETIEETIEYAKEINPHTIQVSLAAPYPGTFLYKQAKENGWFDGTHDMLTQHGEQIAQLSYEHLPASVIFEKVEEFYKRFYFRPRKIGSIVNEMVRDWDMMKRRLREGVEFFSFLRQRKAA, from the coding sequence ATGATGCGCTCGCTTTTCCTCCAGGCCCCCTCGTTCGAAGGTTACGACGGTGGCGCTGGTGCCCGCTATCAGGCAAAGCGGGAAATCCGCTCGTTCTGGTATCCGACCTGGCTGGCGCAGCCCGCCGCGCTGGTCGAAGGCTCGCGCCTGATCGACGCGCCCGCGCACGACCTGTCGTGGGACGACATCAAGCATGAAGTCGACGACAAGGAACTCGTTGTCCTGCACACCTCGACGCCCAGCTTCAGCCAGGACGTCCACACCGCCGAACTGATCAAGGCCCGCAACCCCAAGGCGCTGGTCGGCATGATCGGGGCCAAGGTGGCCGTCGAAACGCAGGAGGCGATGGAAGCCTCGACTGCAATCGACTTCGTGGCCCGCAATGAATTCGATTTCACCATCAAGGACATTGCCGAAGGCAAGCCGCTGGCCGAAGTCGAGGGCATTTCCTGGCGCGACGCCGATGGCTCGATCATCCACAACCGCGACCGCGCGGTGATCGAGGACATGGACTCGCTGCCCTTCGTCTCGAAGGTCTACAAGCGCGACCTGGAGTACAAGAAGTACTTCATCGGCTACCTCAAGCACCCCTACGTCAGCTTCTACACCGGCCGTGGCTGCAAGAGCCGCTGCACGTTCTGCCTCTGGCCGCAGACCGTGGGCGGGCACAACTACCGCACCCGTTCGGTTGCCCACGTGATCGAGGAAATCAAGTACGTCCTCAAGGAGTTCCCGGAAACCAAGGAACTCTTCTTCGACGACGACACCCTGACCGACCTTGGCGAGCGCGTCGAGGAACTGGCCATCGAAATGGGCAAGCTGGGCTTCGGCAAGCCGGGCTTCGGCGTGACCTGGAGCTGCAACGCCAAGGCCAACGTGCCCTACAAGACGCTCAAGATCCTGCGCGACAACGGCCTGCGCCTGCTGCTCGTGGGCTATGAAAGCGGCAACCAGCAGATCCTTCACAACATCAAGAAGGGCCTGCGCGTCGAAGTGGCACGCCAGTTCACCAAGGACTGCCACGAGCTGGGCATCGCGATCCACGGCACGTTCGTTCTGGGCCTTCCGGGCGAAACCCTCGAAACCATCGAGGAAACCATCGAATACGCCAAGGAAATCAACCCGCACACCATTCAGGTCAGCCTGGCCGCGCCCTATCCGGGCACGTTCCTCTACAAGCAGGCCAAGGAAAACGGCTGGTTCGACGGCACGCACGACATGCTGACCCAGCATGGCGAGCAGATCGCCCAGCTCAGCTACGAGCACCTGCCCGCCAGCGTGATCTTCGAGAAGGTGGAAGAGTTCTACAAGCGCTTCTACTTCCGTCCGCGCAAGATCGGCTCCATCGTCAACGAGATGGTGCGCGACTGGGACATGATGAAGCGCCGTCTGCGCGAAGGCGTCGAGTTCTTCTCGTTCCTGCGCCAGCGCAAGGCGGCCTGA
- the hpnI gene encoding bacteriohopanetetrol glucosamine biosynthesis glycosyltransferase HpnI, which translates to MIARALGYGLAAVATVGVGLLYGAGSRMVARARRRAAARDDRGIAPVPSASILKPLHGAEPRLADNLATALDQRGYHAPAEMVCGVADAGDRALDALAGLKTDGPVALRTVIGGRPKGRNAKVGNLESIAAQASGEMLVLADSDMAVPPDYLASLASALAQPGVGAATCLYVGRGDAGFWSRLVAAGIDTHFLPSVELGLATGRANPCMGSTIALRAQTLEQIGGMAAFRDVLADDFEIGVAVRAAGLRVVVPDMVLVHGCADAHARQMLRQELRWNATVAGLDKAGYLGSVVLHPLPLALIGGLLGGGVFAWGVALAALLVRGRIALAACQLDPFGRKATVKLQLLALVPLRDLLSFTTFLGALAVRNVHWRGANMAITAPTSTLKD; encoded by the coding sequence TTGATCGCGCGGGCCTTGGGCTATGGGCTGGCGGCGGTGGCCACGGTCGGGGTCGGGCTGCTTTATGGCGCGGGCTCGCGCATGGTCGCGCGGGCGCGGCGCCGGGCCGCTGCGCGCGACGACAGGGGCATCGCCCCGGTTCCTTCGGCCTCGATCCTCAAGCCGCTGCATGGCGCCGAACCGCGTCTGGCCGACAATCTGGCGACCGCGCTCGACCAGCGTGGCTATCATGCCCCGGCCGAGATGGTCTGCGGCGTGGCCGATGCCGGCGACCGCGCGCTCGATGCCCTGGCAGGCCTGAAGACCGATGGGCCGGTTGCGCTGCGCACGGTGATCGGTGGCCGCCCAAAGGGCCGTAATGCCAAAGTCGGCAACCTCGAATCCATCGCCGCACAGGCCAGCGGCGAGATGCTCGTGCTGGCCGACAGCGACATGGCCGTGCCGCCCGACTATCTGGCGAGCCTTGCCAGCGCGCTGGCTCAGCCGGGCGTGGGCGCGGCGACGTGCCTTTATGTGGGGCGGGGCGACGCCGGGTTCTGGTCGCGGCTGGTGGCGGCAGGCATCGACACCCATTTCCTGCCTTCGGTCGAACTCGGGCTGGCCACGGGCCGGGCCAATCCGTGCATGGGCTCGACGATTGCCCTGCGCGCGCAAACCCTCGAACAGATCGGCGGCATGGCCGCGTTCCGCGATGTGCTGGCCGACGATTTCGAGATCGGCGTGGCGGTGCGCGCGGCGGGCCTGCGGGTGGTTGTGCCCGACATGGTGCTCGTCCATGGTTGTGCCGACGCCCATGCGCGGCAGATGCTGCGACAGGAATTGCGCTGGAACGCGACCGTCGCCGGGCTCGACAAGGCCGGGTATCTGGGCAGTGTCGTGCTTCATCCCCTGCCTCTCGCGCTGATCGGCGGGCTGCTGGGCGGGGGCGTTTTTGCGTGGGGCGTGGCGCTGGCCGCGCTCCTCGTTCGCGGAAGAATCGCGCTTGCCGCTTGCCAACTGGACCCATTCGGGCGCAAAGCGACCGTCAAACTCCAGTTGCTGGCTTTGGTTCCCTTGCGCGATCTCCTGTCATTCACCACGTTTCTGGGCGCCCTTGCGGTTCGCAACGTGCATTGGCGCGGGGCGAACATGGCGATCACGGCCCCAACTTCTACCCTTAAGGACTGA
- a CDS encoding LysR family transcriptional regulator, with translation MALFVAVHDTGSFSAAARQLAMSPSAVSRAMGRIEARLGVRLVLRSTRALTFTAEGQAYLRAARRILADLDEAEQEIADSGVPRGRLRVSAALAHGRLCVVPLLGAFVRRYPHILVDLALSDSLVDVAGGEADVAIRFGPLPDSTLTARKLGESGRVIVASPGYLARHGTPASPEDLHGHNCLNFNFRRAEPLWPFRREGVDFALSVHGNIEANNGETLGELAQAGVGIARVGAFSVAAQIADGRLVPVLEAFNPGDVEQISAVFVGGASVPARVRVFVDYLVGNL, from the coding sequence ATGGCCCTGTTCGTGGCTGTCCACGATACCGGCAGCTTTTCGGCGGCGGCGCGCCAGCTCGCCATGAGCCCTTCGGCAGTCAGCCGCGCGATGGGCCGGATCGAGGCGCGGCTGGGGGTGCGGCTGGTTTTGCGTTCGACCCGCGCGCTGACTTTCACCGCCGAGGGGCAGGCCTATCTGCGCGCCGCGCGGCGGATTCTGGCCGATCTCGACGAGGCCGAGCAGGAGATCGCCGACAGCGGCGTGCCGCGCGGGCGCCTGCGGGTGAGCGCGGCGCTGGCGCACGGGCGGCTCTGCGTGGTGCCGCTGCTCGGGGCGTTCGTGCGGCGTTATCCGCATATCCTCGTCGATCTCGCGCTCAGCGACAGCCTCGTCGATGTGGCCGGGGGCGAGGCCGACGTGGCGATCCGCTTCGGCCCGCTGCCCGACAGCACGCTGACCGCGCGCAAGCTGGGCGAGAGCGGGCGGGTGATCGTGGCCTCGCCCGGATATCTGGCGCGCCATGGCACCCCGGCCAGCCCCGAAGACCTTCACGGGCACAATTGCCTGAACTTCAATTTCCGCCGGGCCGAGCCGCTCTGGCCATTCCGGCGCGAGGGCGTTGATTTCGCGCTCTCGGTCCATGGCAATATCGAGGCCAACAACGGCGAGACCCTGGGCGAACTGGCGCAGGCAGGGGTGGGAATCGCCCGCGTGGGGGCATTCAGCGTCGCCGCCCAGATCGCCGATGGAAGGCTGGTTCCCGTGCTCGAGGCGTTCAATCCGGGGGATGTCGAACAGATCAGCGCGGTCTTCGTCGGCGGGGCATCGGTCCCTGCGCGGGTGCGGGTCTTCGTGGACTATCTGGTCGGGAACCTGTGA
- a CDS encoding MFS transporter gives MKRNAGLMALSLGAFGIGVTEFAPMGFLPSIATGLGVSIPAAGLLISAYAMGVVVGAPIMTLTTGRLSRRTLLVILAGIFTLGNLMAALSDSYAMMLVARVVTSFNHGAFFGVGSVVAASLVPPERKAGAVSTMFMGLTIANVVGVPLATWAGESLDWHTPFWAIAALGLAMMIALRVSLPELPAHPDGHVLTELRVLGRGKVLAALALTTVGSSAMFTVFTYITPILRDATHASLGFITAMLVTYGLGLTVGNWLGGKFADRSVDRTLMVALAALTVILVGFALLMPFAVPTALIVFLWGVASFALVAPLQVRVMTAAADAPHLASSVNIGAFNMGNALGAALGGAVISLGLGYPVIALAGATTSALGLIGLLASPGKSSPRPARA, from the coding sequence ATGAAACGCAACGCAGGCCTGATGGCCCTGTCCCTGGGTGCCTTCGGCATCGGGGTCACCGAATTTGCCCCGATGGGCTTCCTTCCCTCGATCGCCACCGGGCTCGGGGTCTCGATCCCGGCGGCGGGCCTGCTGATCAGCGCCTATGCCATGGGCGTCGTCGTGGGCGCGCCGATCATGACGCTGACGACCGGGCGCCTCTCGCGCCGCACCCTGCTGGTGATTCTGGCGGGCATCTTCACACTCGGCAATCTGATGGCAGCGCTATCGGACAGCTATGCGATGATGCTCGTCGCGCGGGTGGTCACCTCGTTCAACCATGGCGCGTTCTTTGGCGTCGGCTCGGTCGTGGCGGCCAGCCTGGTGCCGCCCGAACGCAAGGCTGGCGCGGTCTCGACGATGTTCATGGGGCTGACCATCGCCAATGTGGTGGGGGTTCCGCTGGCCACCTGGGCGGGCGAATCGCTCGACTGGCACACCCCGTTCTGGGCGATTGCCGCGCTGGGGCTGGCGATGATGATAGCCCTGCGCGTCTCGCTGCCCGAACTGCCCGCCCACCCCGACGGCCACGTGCTGACCGAACTGCGCGTGCTGGGCCGGGGCAAGGTGCTGGCTGCGCTGGCGCTCACGACGGTCGGATCGAGCGCGATGTTCACCGTGTTCACCTACATCACCCCGATCCTGCGCGATGCCACCCATGCCTCGCTCGGCTTCATCACCGCGATGCTGGTGACCTATGGCCTCGGGCTCACGGTGGGGAACTGGCTGGGCGGCAAGTTTGCCGACCGCTCGGTCGACCGCACGCTGATGGTCGCGCTCGCCGCGCTGACCGTCATCCTCGTGGGCTTTGCCCTGCTCATGCCCTTTGCCGTGCCCACCGCGCTGATCGTGTTCCTGTGGGGCGTGGCGAGCTTCGCGCTGGTGGCCCCGCTTCAGGTCCGCGTGATGACCGCCGCCGCCGATGCGCCGCATCTGGCCTCGTCGGTCAATATCGGCGCGTTCAACATGGGCAATGCGCTGGGCGCGGCGCTGGGCGGCGCGGTGATCAGCCTGGGCCTGGGCTATCCGGTGATCGCGCTGGCCGGGGCGACCACGTCGGCGCTGGGGCTGATCGGCCTGCTCGCCTCGCCGGGCAAGTCTTCGCCCCGTCCGGCGCGGGCCTGA
- a CDS encoding dicarboxylate/amino acid:cation symporter → MIRTIAPSVHAPLPRQDGGRRRHPARSQGWLLGGFLAGLAGGTLTGLFASASPVTAWVMRWVVKPVEEGFLLAMVILIVPLLVSAIVSGIARLRDMAGMGRLLLSTLAYMLAASLAAAMIGLAMVDLFRPGDVVPAEIGQQLLAAGRPAPTYGWVQAVLAHTVLSHASLSHVVFPRLIERPILPLIVVSVVAGLALTVVRTRRSGQVLATSERVFDAGMRILVQVGRMAPLAVACFMFDLTLLFGWHLLLYLSAYVAVVIAALLLQVVLTFFAVVWMRGGVMPLAFLRGVQEPAVIAFCTSSSNLTLPSALRAAEHDLHLPPRVARLVLGVGTIANQGGTAIYTAVTVLFIAQFFGMDLALGQQGVVLAVAVLAGMGTIGVPAGSLPTVAVVLALTGLPAEGIGLVIGVDRLLDMARTVVNVMGDLAIATAVSREERGAGERGAGAPVRDEGLFG, encoded by the coding sequence ATGATCAGGACCATAGCCCCTTCCGTCCATGCCCCGCTGCCGCGTCAGGACGGGGGGCGCAGGCGCCATCCCGCGCGCTCGCAAGGCTGGCTGCTGGGCGGCTTTCTGGCCGGGCTGGCGGGGGGCACGCTGACGGGGCTGTTCGCCTCGGCCTCGCCGGTCACGGCCTGGGTCATGCGCTGGGTGGTCAAGCCGGTCGAGGAGGGGTTTCTGCTGGCCATGGTCATCCTGATCGTACCGCTGCTGGTCTCGGCCATCGTGAGCGGGATCGCCCGGCTGCGCGACATGGCCGGGATGGGGCGCCTGCTGCTCTCGACACTGGCCTACATGCTCGCCGCGTCGCTGGCCGCGGCGATGATCGGGCTGGCGATGGTCGACCTGTTCCGGCCCGGCGATGTCGTCCCGGCGGAAATCGGGCAGCAATTGCTGGCGGCGGGCAGGCCCGCGCCCACATATGGCTGGGTTCAGGCCGTGCTGGCCCATACCGTGCTGTCTCATGCCAGCCTGTCTCATGTCGTTTTTCCGCGCCTGATCGAGCGGCCGATCCTGCCGTTGATCGTGGTCTCGGTGGTGGCCGGGCTGGCGCTGACGGTCGTGCGCACGCGGCGCAGCGGGCAGGTTCTGGCCACCAGCGAGCGGGTGTTCGACGCGGGGATGCGCATTCTGGTGCAGGTCGGGCGGATGGCTCCGCTGGCGGTGGCCTGCTTCATGTTCGACCTGACGCTGCTGTTCGGCTGGCACCTGCTGCTCTATCTGAGCGCCTATGTCGCGGTGGTGATCGCCGCGCTGCTGCTTCAGGTCGTGCTCACGTTCTTTGCGGTGGTGTGGATGCGCGGCGGGGTCATGCCGCTGGCCTTCCTGCGCGGGGTGCAGGAACCGGCAGTGATCGCCTTCTGCACGTCCTCGTCCAACCTCACCCTGCCCAGCGCCCTGCGCGCCGCCGAGCATGACCTGCATCTGCCCCCGCGCGTGGCGCGACTGGTGCTGGGGGTGGGGACGATTGCCAACCAGGGCGGGACGGCGATCTATACTGCCGTCACGGTGCTGTTCATCGCGCAGTTCTTCGGGATGGATCTGGCGCTCGGCCAGCAGGGGGTGGTGCTGGCCGTGGCGGTGCTGGCGGGCATGGGCACCATTGGCGTTCCGGCCGGGTCCTTGCCCACGGTGGCGGTGGTTCTCGCGCTGACCGGGTTGCCCGCCGAAGGGATCGGGCTGGTCATCGGGGTCGACCGGCTGCTCGACATGGCCCGCACGGTGGTCAACGTGATGGGCGATCTGGCCATCGCCACGGCGGTCTCGCGCGAGGAGCGGGGCGCGGGCGAACGGGGGGCGGGGGCCCCCGTTCGCGATGAGGGGCTTTTCGGGTGA